Proteins from a genomic interval of Neodiprion lecontei isolate iyNeoLeco1 chromosome 2, iyNeoLeco1.1, whole genome shotgun sequence:
- the LOC107219789 gene encoding endothelin-converting enzyme 1-like isoform X2, which yields MKSRSKEAILILVAGLLTVAVIALVATLILQMAVFNKEEYKEMCQSEECVKTAARVIESMDRSFEPCDDFYRFACGGWTKNNPIPQSQTSWDQLSLLREELMRNLRVLLEEDNSPNDLRPVKLARALYRTCMDTESVEELGLEPIFDVLSRLGLPREPPLGNDIEPLNLANLSGVVQRVLGLNLFVNFYINEDVRDTTRNRMTMEQVSPGFSERYLLEPSRFQSELKEYRKYVTSMMELAGAGNKSAAFANELIGFSTEIAKIVTTPEQRRSVNHLFHDITVTELQRLTDLYAQQWNWTTYLGAVFNNTNVTINNDVDRIIVMDLEYLRKLPGLLANIPPATLARYAWWGVYSTVAPLTLQKFRDLGFEFSQKLFGLKEKTARWKGCTGNVNSNFGMALSYLYIQRHFNEHSREKALEMLSDIKDAFDEMVAELDWMDAGTRATAHKKLAAIRPFVGFPEWITNPDRLNEFYNGAEVVDKRLFETFLKLTNIGVRKSLNSLRKEPDKNRWISTGTTVNAFYSAILNSVTFPAGILHPPFYGNGIESINYGAMGAIMGHELTHGFDDQGRRYDENGNLRQWWSNETLIHYHEKVECIIKQYSNYHVPELGDHYTVNGLNTQGENIADNGGIREAYRAYKRLTMRNPSRQQALPGLTEYTQDQLFFLGFAQVWCGNYTTGALKSKLIEGVHAPNHFRVIGTLSNNAEFARAWHCPTESPMNPHHKCILW from the exons CTGCACGGGTTATAGAGTCGATGGACAGATCCTTTGAGCCTTGTGATGACTTCTACAGATTCGCCTGCGGTGGTTGGACTAAAAACAATCCCATACCGCAGAGTCAAACTTCGTGGGATCAACTGAGTTTATTGAGAGAAGAGCTCATGAGAAACCTCAGAGTTTTGCTTGAGGAAGATAACTCTCCAAATGACCTGAGGCCGGTAAAATTAGCCCGGGCACTCTACAGAACTTGCATGGACACAG AAAGCGTTGAAGAACTAGGCCTCGAACCAATATTTGACGTTCTATCTCGATTGGGCTTACCCAGAGAACCTCCCCTGGGAAATGACATCGAACCTCTGAATTTAGCCAATTTATCCGGAGTTGTCCAGAGAGTATTGGGGCTCAATCTCTTTGTAAATTTCTACATAAACGAGGATGTCAGGGACACGACAAGAAACCGAATGACG atGGAACAGGTTTCCCCTGGCTTTAGCGAAAGATATCTTTTGGAGCCTTCACGTTTCCAATCGGAGTTGAAGGAATATAGAAAGTATGTAACATCGATGATGGAGTTGGCTGGCGCTGGCAACAAGAGTGCTGCATTTGCTAACGAACTGATAGGATTCAGTACTGAAATTGCGAAG ATTGTGACAACACCAGAACAAAGGAGAAGCGTAAATCACTTATTTCACGATATTACAGTCACCGAACTGCAGCGTCTGACGGATCTGTATGCTCAGCAG TGGAATTGGACAACGTACTTGGGTGCTGTTTTCAATAATACAAATGTTACAATAAACAATGACGTGGACCGGATCATTGTCATGGACTTGGAGTACCTTCGAAAGCTGCCAGGCTTATTGGCAAATATACCCCCAGCAACTTTAG CAAGGTACGCATGGTGGGGTGTGTATTCAACAGTTGCGCCACTGACGCTACAAAAATTCCGTGATCTTGGATtcgaattttctcaaaaactgtTTGGACTGAAGGAGAAGACTGCAAGATGGAAAGGGTGTACTGGAAACGTGAATTCTAATTTTGGAATGGCCCTCAGTTACTTATATATACAACGACATTTCAACGAACACTCCAGAGAGAAG GCATTAGAAATGCTCTCGGACATTAAAGACGCATTCGATGAAATGGTCGCGGAGCTGGACTGGATGGATGCAGGTACAAGAGCCACAGCCCACAAGAAATTAGCAGCGATAAGACCATTTGTCGGCTTCCCGGAATGGATAACCAATCCAGACCGtctgaatgaattttataatggc GCTGAAGTGGTGGACAAGAGGCTTTTTGAGACGTTCTTGAAACTGACCAATATTGGCGTACGGAAGAGTTTAAATAGTTTGAGAAAGGAGCCTGATAAAAATAGGTGGATTTCAACCGGAACCACCGTGAACGCATTTTATAGCGCTATCTTAAATTCCGTCA CATTTCCTGCTGGCATTTTGCATCCACCATTCTATGGTAACGGAATAGa ATCAATTAATTATGGAGCGATGGGAGCCATAATGGGTCACGAATTGACGCACGGCTTTGACGACCAAG GTCGCAGATACGACGAAAACGGAAATCTGAGGCAATGGTGGAGTAATGAAACACTAATCCACTACCACGAGAAGGTAGAATGCATAATAAAACAATACAGCAACTACCATGTACCGGAATTGGGCGATCATTATACG GTTAACGGATTGAATACCCAAGGAGAGAATATAGCAGACAACGGCGGAATAAGAGAAGCTTATCGTGCTTATAAACGTTTAACCATGCGGAACCCGAGTCGTCAGCAAGCCCTGCCAGGATTGACGGAGTACACCCAGGACCAATTATTCTTCCTGGGCTTCGCACAG GTTTGGTGTGGAAATTATACGACCGGCGCTCTGAAATCAAAGCTGATAGAAGGCGTCCATGCGCCTAACCACTTCCGTGTCATAGGCACACTTTCGAACAATGCAGAATTCGCAAGAGCATGGCATTGTCCGACTGAAAGTCCGATGAATCCACATCATAAGTGCATATTGTGGTAG